TGAATCTCTACCAACCAAGTTTTAGGCCGAATATACAATCAAACCATTTTTGTAGTCAAATTTCTTGGATTTTGAGGATAATTAGCACTATTGAGTTCGTTTCTCTATTTACTCTTTGttccttgtttcttgttttcaattttGAAGCGAATTTCTACTCACTGCTTTGCTTTTGGGCATGCAAACACtcccttttttaaaaaaaaaaattttatttgttgtttGTGACTTTTCATCTACTACTAGTAAGGACTAAAAGCTTAGCCAGGAGTGAATTTGCAATTGCTGGCTTTCAGTTGGACTCCTCCATTTTTGTTCGATCAAATTAGTTGAACCTATTGTGAGAAGCGGATTCCATCCCGTTTGCATATGTACATATATTGTATGGAAACataaagggataattgcagaaacctcccttgaggtttctgacacttgcactGACCTCTcctatggtttgaaaaattgcacTGAGCTCCCCTGAActtactaatcctttgcaaattcagtccaaaatgattaaaatattaatGTTTTATGgggtgaaattagaattttgtaccagatttgccctttgtgctatatgtccaatgaatgacaaagtactacaaatcaattaacaattaataaattttaaggggcgtagtttatgggcaaatacGCATTACCcatttaaagtaccggctctttatggatattttactttcagacatttaatttatgataaatatatcaatgtttgtaagtaaaattcaaaaagtgttacagtaatattcttataaaaagaaaatccgtaggttatctatttaatataaattaaatatttttaaaaaaataaatggcccataaaatattaattctttatgACATTCATCCATTAGATGAGtaaagtatcggctctttatgggtattttattctgaattatttaatttatattaaatacataaatgtttgtaactaaaattgaaagagtattacattaatatttttacggaagagaaactggtaggttttgtatttaataaaaattaaatatttgagagtatTAATTTGAGAGTTTTCATCTACTACTAGTAGGACTAAAGCATAGCCAGGAGTGAATTTGCAATTGCTGGCTTCAATTTGACTCCTACATTTTTGTTCGATCAAATCCTATTGTGAGAAGCGGATTCCATCCCGTGTGCATATGTACATATTGTATAGAAATATAAATTGTAGTCGAAATTTTGGGGTCTAGGTCAAGAAGGAAATTATGGTTTCACCATTATCAATAAACTATGATTAATTATCAGTATACTTCCAGAAAAGTCCCTAGATTCAATCTGCAAGGGAAAAAAGAATTGAGGGGGAAGGTCTGTCAGACAACTGCAAGGCCACCCTAATCCATGGCAAAGCACGGACTAGGAACGATCCTCTACTGCACTTGCAACCCGACAATCGGAGCTGCAAGAGCTGTTAATCACACTCTGGTCAAGCAGTCATATTTCATCCACCAGACTTGGTTTCCTGTCTCCTTAGAACTCAAGGACACAGAGGTACGAGCCTATAGAACAGATCCTGTTCAAGTAAGGTCGTGACCTCTGTGCTCCAGTCCTAGACATATAAAGGGTGCATGGCTCAATCAATTCGTCGATGTGGGATATTCTCATGTTGTCAAATTCATTCCATTCCATATATACAGCAGGTACTATGGCCAACAATACAACTACCTTCCGGTGAATAATGGGTTACCGCTGACCATAAAAGATAGTATCCACATGCGGCTCACTGGAAAAGGGATTTACTCGGCCAAAAGATCAGGTCCTCCTTTGTAGTAGGAGATTCAATTGTATTGACATTTCTGGATTTTAGTCCATCAGAAAATGTGTTGCAATTATTCATATTCGATCAGAAAATAGGACTACTGAACAGAGCGGTTACCAGAAGGAAATAACACACCAAAATACTCTGAGGCAGTATGCTCCTAAATTCAGAATAAATTAGGACTTTGGTGGGAGTGTTCTCAATAGAACAGGATTTCGTAAGGCATGCTCAACAATTAGAAGATTTCGAGTACAACAAAGAAATACACTATTTTTCAGAATCTGAGTTATTATCTAACTACGAGCAGGCAACCAACTGGGCAAAATTGCAACCAAAAAGGCGTAATCGAAAGAGACAATTCCAAGAGCAAAAGTTGTCCTAAACTGAACCACAAGAGAAAGAGTACGACACGTCCATGCTCGTAAAGTCTTCAATTTGTCAGCAAATTCCCCTGGACTCTCTTCCCCAATATTCATATGCAGGTACAGCCGCTGCTCTCCACTTCAGACAATTTGATCATCCCCAAAACAAGATGACATTCAGGTCTCGAGCAAGGACATGTTTACCCAGGAGAAAGTGCTTAATTTCCGAATTAAACAGTGAAATAACATCCCCTCTTTCATTTCCACGCACACAGTGAAATTCATCTTGCCTCACAGCTTACTTGTACCAGCCAGTGAGGATATATCTCAAGTAGAAACAAAAGCAGCAACATATCCCCTGTGATACAAATATAGTTTTTCAcggaacaaaaaagaaaaaaaaatgtacggCATTTGGGAACATATTATATATGAGACCTACAGATGCatcaaatacttaaaacagtatcATGGAGGTGTTTCCAAATtgaggaaaggaaaaataaaaataaaaaaggggaaAATATCAGGCTTGGTGGGTTCAATTGCTACTCTCTAGCCACTAGCATTTCTGTTAgggcaaaaaaattttattctcTTAGCTACGGCCATTATTCCCGTCAGACTGAAGCAAGTACGACAGCATTAGGAAATGCTCCCATCTTAGTTGTTGATGTAAGCTGAAGAATTCAAGTGGAGCACTACCAATTCTCATAGTTCAACTATAAGCTGATCATAAATCCGtcctcttctttttcctttaaattagTGTGAAAAAGAAGATTATGTTTGTAAGCGGCCAGAGCCTTGgtaaaatcaagttttaatttTGTTAGGTAGTTCAAACATCACATGATCACTGGAAGTAGAATAGGTTTGCCAAAGTTCGTTTCCAGCTGGGAAATAAGGAAAGGGGATATAATTACCTGGAAAACAAGTAGCAGGATGCAGAGCGACCTTTCTGATCTTCTACCAAATAGTCTTAAGAATATATTCACAAGAGTACCATCTTTTGTCCCGGTCAGTAAGCCAGATTGAGGGTCGAATCTGCAAGGAGTTCAAAGAAACAACTGGAATAAAGTAGAAAATTTACAAAATCACAAAGCCAAATCCTGCATTAACTGAAGAAACATACCTAGGCAGTCGATGTCGTGGACAATATATGATACCAGCTAGCTGATACAAAGAAAGAGAAGGGGATCAGACTTGCTTAATCAACAAACACGAAAAAACACATTCCATTTTGGAGCCAATTGGCCTCGGGGTCCAGGGGCAGGGCCATATGCATGCACTTGCATGTGTGGTGTGTGTGTCCCATGtgtttttttgtgtgtgtgtgtgaaagagagagagagagagaacctgAGGGAGGGATGCCAAGAAGTTTAAAACTTGAGGAGTAAAAAATATCAACAGAGTCTCACTGAAAGAAAttcgaaaaataattttatcagCCAATTAATACCATAAATTAGCTAACCAAGCTTTAGCTTGATTAGCACATAAGTAACAGCCAAGACAGAATACATATGAGATCTGCACTAGAAAACTAAATTTATCAGCACAAAATATTtacagaaaattttcaaatttcagtaaATCCATGACAATTTGCAAGTTAGAATTCCCATAACCTTTCATCTTCCAGTCTCAGTAACTGTAGGTCTTGACATGGAACACATGACCGAAAAATTTGACACGGTTAGGCCTGTTTGCTTTTGGTTACAAACACTCAATCACATTATCTAGTAACTTGTAATGGAACAGAACTAATTACAAATGGATAGACAATACAAAATATTTAAGTTTACTTGGGCCAGTTTTCAGCAATTCCTCATTTGAAGAATAATCAAGCTTACAGTTGCACATATCAATGCCAGCATCCTCAGTATATCTTAGCTATGAAATTACTAATCATTAATTGtgattcaaataaaaaaaaaaaaaaagcaagaaaaagagtAGGCTGAACACCATATCCCACTTTGAATATCAATTTCCTTACATTACCATTAATACTGCACTGTATTCTATCACTAAACATCTTAAAATCTTGACTGTGTTAGCATCTCTTATAACATGTACAACTAGACCTGATTAAAGCATGACATGTGCATGAGTAAAGAACAGGAAGCACAATGGTATTCATGTTAATTTAGGACACAAGTTTTGGGAGCAGCACCAAAATAGAATAAGGAGAATTTGTAGAAACTTTAGACGGTGGAGGAGGACAATATTTGGCTTATACCAATTTCATAATCCACCAGGATCATAATAAAGCTGTAAATCACTAATTATCCACTCATATAATTCATTTTGAaacttgaatttgagcaagcTAACAACAAAAACCAGTATATCTTGTTATTCAATCAAAAGAGACACTAAATTTCCAAAACAGGAGAAGCCTGAGCTTATAGATGCAGTCGGGTGGGTAAAGAATAAAATAGTCAGCCAACTTGAAATTTCTATCTACGTATTTTAATATGTAAGTCCTACAATTTCAGAAAATCTTTAgtatttttttccttcaaaagtACAGGCACCAAActgatttcaaatttcaattcagtTAAAGTTGAAAATCCTCATGATTTACTCAATGTATTTGGAGTTCATAAAATGCACTTTCCAAGTTGAGCACAAGCCCAAAAGCCAGATAGGAAGCAAATTCATGTTTAGAGTTTCAGACTTTCAGATAATAATCAAAAGCAAATTTGCTGTTCAAAGTGAGTTATATTGATAGCCAGGCCAGGTAAATGAAAATACGCACCTGAAATGGCCCAAAATGCCAACAACTGCCATTGTCATTCCAGCAAAGTATGTAAATGTATCACCAACAAAAACAGAAGAAGGATTCCTGGAATAGATTATATAAAGTACAAGAATTAGAAATTTAGAATATACAAACATGAAAATCGACATTACACTGCTAATCAAAGCACAAAAGTATCAGTACCAGTTGAAGGAAAACAAAGCCAGTGAAGTGGCAATTAATGGTTGAACAAGATATATTGAGAATGCATGGGCTTGTTGATACTCGGGATCTTTAGAACCTCCAATTTGCATGATGTTGTGTGCCAGGATCTGTAATTATAATTACTATCATTAGCTCTGGGTCCAACTGCCGATACACagttgagcaaagtcaaattacCAAATGAAAAAGAATAATCACTTACAGCACAAGCTATAACAACTGTCTGTCCAACTTCAAGGCCATTAATGCCAGCATGAATGTTGATTGCATTTGTGCAAAATACAGCCAAAAGTCCCATATACAATTTATAGATCCATCCTGTACACAACTATATATTAGATAATTTGGTTTTGCAAATGATATCTACCACAGAATTACACCTGCTAATTACAGTTTGCAGCATGGGGTTATGCAGTAACCTTTTTTTCAAGTGAGAAAATAACAAAGCCAGGCCAATTAACCAGAAAAGAGAGCTTCTTCTTCTATTTGAGAACACAGAGTAGCAGGGTATGTTACAGAAAAAATTACCTAAATCAATATTCTCTCCAAAATATTGGACGAGAGGCTTTGGTATAATAATAGTTGTATGCCCAGCATAAGCCATTAGCAGTGGCAGAGCTGCAACAGATGGCAATAGCAATTTCCTGTCTTCAAAATGACATGACAGTAAACAAGCATGCAGGACATAACTTCAGGAAGACTGTGAAACAGagaaattcagaaaaaaaaaatacaaacaacAAAAGCCGTTATATGACTTAAAACTCACACTCTCCAAGGTATGTCAAGGACATCATCTACGAAGCCAAGCAGGATCATGAAGCAAATAGATGCTAGTGCTGCATTGTATTCGACAAGCCACTATCCAAAAAAAATACCAATTGTCAGAAATCCAGTTACTGCAAGGTAGCAAGAGCCAAACTACCCAATGAACAAGAAACAGGCCATTAAAACAGCTAATTTTAAGTACTAGGCACAAAACATTAATCAGCCGAAATTCCCTGGAGCTAACTTGCGTCCAAATTCTGCTTCCTTTCCCCCTTTTGCTTCAATTTTTTCATTGAAAATAATAAGTTCAAAGCTCATTACCATCATTTCAATATGTTTTATATGAAGTGAGGTATCACTTGCTCAGGATGAAAGGCTTATTATTGTGACACTGGTGTTACGATAACATAAATTACATCCATAGGTATCTGTTTCCTTCTGAGTATACAAGGAATTTCAGTAGGAGAAGACATTGCCTTTAGAAGTCGTGgccccaaaaaaaatgaaaagaaatgttGTACTCCCATAAGCAGCAGCACAGGTGCAAGAACCTGGCTAGATGCTAAGGGAAGATATGTAGAGTGAATCCATAACCTAGTAAGCAATCTAAACTATGCTAGAAGTCCTGTTGCAGAGATTCCAGTTCAATTTGCTTGAGGCATAACCGGTAATGAAAAGAGTTCAACATTCAGAATGAACTGTGAAACACCCATACTTAGTATAGCAAGTACGCCACACACGCAAGTTTTAACCATGTGCATATTTCCATCAATAAAAGACAAATACAATTTGCCCTAATTAAGTAGGAAAAGAGATTTTAGCACTTGCTACAAGACCAAAAGATGGAATAAACTATCAGCAACTGAGGTAATTAACAAAACATAAAACATCACTGACTCCATTGTCTCAAGCTCCATTTGACATTGTATAGTCTTATAAACAACTAAGGCCAATATTTCCTCTCATTGAAACTACATTGTTGCCCCCCCCCCCGCCCTCCGGGGGGCCTTTCTATGATATGCAAAGGCCATAAAGTCTCGGTTGACCTTATCTTCCCAACATGGTTTTTCTCCTACTTTGTCTATCTCATCAATAATGCTGCAATTCCACTGCCTGTAGTGATACAGAACCCTAAACAGACTagccaaaaagaagaaaaagatagtCTCACATATCATGCACAACATTCTATGAATCCAAATATATGCAACAAAGGGTTAAAAATGAAGCAGTCAGAAGTTTAGCGATATCATAACGGTATTTCATAACTAATTTTAGCTCCAATGGGTGCTAGAAAGCAGGatacttaaatattttttactTGACTCGCACACCATGTAATATTACAGTTCAAGCTTGAGTACAAAAAGCACATTGCTTATTCATGTTACAATTTTGCAAATCAGTTATACTTCTGGATTGGTTTCAGATTATCTCACACGTAGGTGGATTCAGCTAACCATCTTGCTCAGATTGAACCTGGACGACATGACTTTACATTCAGGAATATAAGTACACTTCCATATATCTGCATTATGTACAGGTTTATTTACCAGTTTATAAGTCATCCTACTTTTCCTTGGATTCACCTGAAAAGTGAAGCTTTGAGATTAGTTGACTATCACTGCCCACACATGCTAATGCTTCCTCACTAGTCAACAGCTCTGCTTATCTAATAAAAGGTCCATGCCCATCTAAACTAGGTTCATGCATTAAGAAAGTTCCACTCACTTCTTCTTTTTGTTAGGAATAAAATACCATGACCTATATACCTCGCATCCTATATCCTATCCATTATCTAACTAAAATCCAATATTTTCTcaataaacaaatttttttctctTCAGAAGTTTTAGCTTAACCAACAACCAATTTCCTCGTGCACTTCATCACCACAGAAACaacaataattcaagatacatcTCATGCACTTGTAAGAGATACGTTTATTGCGAAAAAGGTATAGAGAAGATTGAAGTTGCATGAACATAGGAGTAATAATCAATTATATGCACTCACATTTGAATCTGCTGGGATATTGGCAAATTGAAATAAGATCGCTGATACTAGAAATACAATCCCAACCACGATTCCCAACGACTCAGGCCTGCAAAACATTAAACAAACACGGAATCAATCCTGCAACTTAATTTAAGCTCAGTATTCTAACAAGCTGAACTATCGAACATTGGAATAATAATACCCAGTTCTACACAAATTTCAGCCACATTTAGCCGAAAACAGAATCAACTTCCTGCTATTTCAAGACATTCACAGTTCTTCATCAATCAAGTCTTGCCTATCAAAAATTTACTTGTAAAAATCATATAAAAATGCAACTGAAGAGAAACATTTCAGAAACGGAAAAACCTAAACATTACCAGGAAAAatcggaaaaagaaaaaaagaaaaactcacaCTTTGACGGAGCCCTGAGGGGTACCCTTCTTATTGATGTCATAGCCGAACAAATTCCTCCTCAAAACGTACTTAGAAGCAACAGGGATCAAAGCTAGGGTTAATACAAACCCTAATAAGCTGACAACGGCATTAATCAAAATCGACTTTTTCAGCTCCCATTCGATTTTGTAATGGTACAAGATTGCGTAGATATAAGGTACTGCAATAGCCAACCAACAACCGACGATGACCCCCCATTTTGCGCCGGCGATCGGCTGGTCTTCGGGTTTGGGAGTCGGATTTGGTTCGGGTGGTGCGGGTCGGGCTGGCCCCGGCACTGCTGCTCGTTTCCTGACAGTCATGGCCTCCGTCTCTACCGTGTTTTCTTCCCGTTCTCTGTTGAGCCTGCTATATGTTTGAGTGTGGAATATGGTGATGTTTACTTGGGTGGTTGGACGAATGAGAATTGTATACGTCGGATGATATTGTCATATGTGGACCTTAATTCTGACGTGGCAAATACACTTGAACAAATTTATTAGGAAGATGAGGGATGGCTATGGCATTTTGCATCTGATCTACTATTAGGATTGAACTTTAAGAttgttttttaaggaaaaaaaaatagattagAAATTTATTTACCTAATGAGAAATCAATTCTCCAATGTAatggaaaaaaaagttttagtACAATGAAATAAATTCTCCAATGTAATGAAAAAATTTTAGTACTTCAAGGTTGTATGATGCTGCCTTGATGGATGGAGCTTGGCATCTGCAGATAAACTTTTATCCAATTTCGCTGAGTTATTTATGTAGATTTTACAATATTTGTTGTGAAAAAGTACAAATTTAATATGAGTGAGGCTAAATTCACAATCTAAATCCACACTCTTATAAACTAAGTTGACCAAAAAACACGTAGAATTTATGAGGCTTGGGAGAAGCTtaatcaatataaaaaaaaaattggccttttttttgtgaaaatagaTTGTgctaattttgatttaaaatttaCATCATTATGAATGGTGttaaatattttgattttttttttttcattcactTTGAtggcattcatttttttttccctctaatTTGGTGGAGGCTAGATAGAATGTCTTTGTCTCTTTCTATCATATAAGAGGAgatgggaaatttttttttttcagatattAACTTTTTATGCACTAATATTATCGCGATTTTTTTACACTAGAAGCTATATAtgtgcatgatttgaatttcaaatttaaattcatattaTGTGCTATGATCTAAACCTGctaatataaaaattttgtaCAATGACAGTGGATAAaaaactcaagattttttttaattgtattaaaaaaatattttttttacctttttggCAAATTACACTTCAAATTTGATTGAAATATAATTTTAGAAAGCACATGTGGATTAACAATTAAGATGATTGTATCAaacaattttaattaattaaaatatataattgattttttaaacatctctttttgcatgaaagacaagtttttgtatgatattttccAAACCACAACCAATATAGAAAGTGATTTAATCTATCACATGTGAAGAGAAAGAGGGATAGAAAGATTAGTTAGTCAGGCGGAGTTATCATATCTACACGTGTCAAAAGCCATAATCTATCCCAACTTTAGTACCACAAAAACCTCTTCCAACTAGGAATGGTAATTGGGGCGAGTGTGCGCTGGAGGTTGATGGACTGGGTAGGGGGTCATTTTCTCCTCCAGTTAAAAAATAGGGTGAGGGAACGGAGAGTATACTCCCACCCTTTCACCTgcctaaaataaataaataaataaaaataatatatttaatatcattagttatactaataattatacatttataccaAGACAAATTATtgattaattatactaataaatttataataaattacTAATTACACTGTTTACTAATTATATATTCACTCTATTAGCCTGGACACTAGGCAAATTCCTACTCCCAACAACGAAGTGATTTGAGGGAGGCATGGAGTTTATTGAAGTAAAGAACTGCAATAAGCAATTCAAACGTACATGTGCCGTACCCGGAAAGGCCCAAATAAAAGAAGCTAAAAGCTCGAGCCCGTAAACTCTGCGTTTGAATTTGCCGCCAGACTGAGACCCGAACTCCCGAACAACATAGGAAAAGGAAACCACTACTTTCCTAATACCGAAAGTATATTTAACAACCACTCTGTTCATTGttcttttcacaaaaaaattacaagCAGAAATTAAGAAGCAAGTGATCATATCGACTTCTAGGTTTCATTCCTCGGTGCTTGAAGAGTAAGCAGACATTATCGTAGATAGCCTcaagaatttcttcttttcttcatcttcctcaGAAGGAGTCATGTCTCTTTGATCACCTAGTAATAGGGTTCTTTTGGATTTTGCAATTTCGGTTCTTGGGTTTGGTTAAGATTGTAGATTTTAGCATCTATTATTCTAGGGTTTGTTTCCGCCATTACCATCCAACATGACTGTTCCTGGGAAAGGCGCAGTTGGGAAGCAGAGCAATTTAGCAGACAGAAAATTGACTTCTCGAATTAATGGGAGCAACAACAAAGGAGCGGCCCAAGTCGTAGTAGTTCTAGATGGTAATCAAAGGAAAGCgaaaaagaagagaataatGGATACATTAAAAAGGTTGCGATGCAGCAACAACAGGATTGGCGCAAGTACTTTTAAGCCTAAGCAGCAGCAGGAAAGGGTATTGTGTGTGACGATTACCACCGGTGATCAATGCTGCTGTACGAGTGAAGCTAATCTTGCCGACGAATATGTTTTGAAGACGGCGTTATGCGCTGCAAGGTTAACACCCCGCTTCGCCGAAACTATTTCAGTAGCAAAAGCCGCAAAATTTAACGTCGATCAAGAaaaggagagaccggtaaaaaaACAGGGCAAAGAGGAAGAGGAGCTAAGATCAGCCGAGcaattgaagaagaaagaacCTGAATTGAGGCAGAGGGAAAGAGAAGCTGCCCGCGTTGGGTTACAGATGATAGAAAGCACTGTTGATTTGGAAGACAATCTCATGATTGTGAAGGAACTTGAGCAACTAAGTCAGTGTGCTCCCTCTTACATTATCCATGGATGCGACGGAACAGCAGTGATGGTATTGAGAGGTTTAAAGAATGGCAAAGTTTTGCACCCTTTAGAGCAGCTTGGCTTGCACTTGAAGGAAGAATTCAGGGCattggatgatgatgatgaagacgCATATTTGAGTCGTGGGGAAGTAGAAGAAGGAGAGATCATCGAATCCTAGTTTTTTTTCACATAATGTTAAATTGCATTGTAGATATCATCAAATACTAGAATTCTGCACGTCAAGTTAACTTGCATTGTAGATATCATCAAGTTTTTCAAATTGTtaacttttgttcataacttGATATATTGAATTCAACCTTGAGTTGCAGCTTTGATTTCTTGTTTTGTATTACTTATGTGAGAGTTCATATAGCTATTTAGTTTTGTACATATCTTGAGTTTATGAATTCTTGTTTTGTACGTTAATGAATTCAGAGCTTGAGTTTATGCTAGTTTTTCACAGACGAGTAAATTGAAGAGGTTTATGCGTACTTGGAGAGTTCAGTTTTCACTTAAACACAGTCATCCGTTCAAGATGAAGGCATTTTCTTGTTTCATGAAAGAGTGgtagaataaaaaaaattgtccaGGTATTGACATCTCAGCAGAGCTATGCATAAAAGGTAAGGTTATTTGGTGTATCTCAGGTTCCTGAAAGCTGCGAAAAACCTAAGAATTGTCTTGAAATTAAGTACTAATTTCAGCTTCTGTCACAAGCTGCCATTCAGCTGTTTAGTGTTCTGCTATACATATGATTAAACTGAAGTGTTTGATTAAACTACGAAGAACATAATAGTAATACATATGATCGTCCTTTATACCTTGAAGAAGgcctttgagaaaagaaaattggagATCAGAAGAAGCAGAGCAATCTATTCTATCTCATTTTATAATGATAATGGTAGATTTTAGGCATTACCAATTTGACTAGTGGCCTGCACGGATGTTGTATTCTATCCCCAATTTCCCTTGTTTGCTCATCCTTTGTGTACAGATTACAAAAGCAGCCCCTCTTTACTGCATAAGTAATGCTTGCAAGATACACCGGACTAATTGCACACCTGCACCTAGCAGATGCGACAATTGCAAGTTCCATTTTTATGTTCCATTAATGAGTGTAAACTTCATGAGATGAGACAGCGGTAGAGTAATTCATGCTTGTTGGGACATCCAAAAACTTGCCTACTTTCGAACAGCCTGTATTACATGGTGCAATCTATTTCAGTACGTGGAGAACCAAATCCAGTTTAACTTCTTGATTCGAAAAAGATGAGCCACTTGCTTTTGCACAATTGCACTCCTGATTATCAACTGGAACAGCTAGAagaacttagctttcgggcCTTTTGGTTCTACTTCTGATCATCAAGGTAATCCCAGGACCAGGATCTCTCTCACTTGCCTCTGCGTCAACGTCTAGAAAATCCCAGTGGCTCACTAGTTGTCAATTGTCATGCATTACATCGATTCTCTTTTACATATCCCCACCATGGTTGTTATAATTTGTGGACGTTAAATTGGCAGCAATCTGCCTCTTCACATTCACCTCAACCAGCAGATGAGAAACCAGGGTTGGTGGAGCAAAGATTGTGACCATAATTAAAGCTGGAGAAGTATTTTCAGCCATATCAGGAACCACAGAGTAAAGATGCCAATCACAGCAGCTCTACATCAAGTTCTGAGCGTCCGTCAACTTGATCAATGCCAAGGTGTGGATCAGGCAATGATATGCTACAAAGAAGACCATGCATTTTGGTCAGGCATTAGATTTTAGCAGTGTTCAATGCTACTGTCCTTGCAGAGTCATGCCGCCACTTCCTCCATACTGTCCTAGGGGCACAGAAAATGTTTTCCATATCAAATATCGTTTCTCGATCAACAAGTTAACAGCCACTTTGCAGCACCATCGACTGCCAATTAcctggaagaaaatgaataccCTGAATTTGATTACAAGACAAGAAAATCAGATACATGCATGCACTAAGAGAATGAATGAAATTAACCAAGTGGAAGCCGCAAAAGAACATAAAGAAATTCGCTGAACCATGAAAAACGCAGAGAAAACAGATTATTGACTCTTGATTAAAGCATATCTAGTAAGCAATGTTGAGAAAGAACTGTTATTGTCAATTGTCATTACCTAAAAGTCTCATTTATAATGATTATCAAGATGCCACATTCTCATGTATATATGGTTTGCGAACAAAAGTTATAAAACTTTGCCATATTTCAATTGGAAAAAGAAATGCCAAATTGATCAAAATCCATTTTCAAGTAAAGTAGCACCAGACTATGGATAGAATGACAACCGATCGACAAAAATGGCAAGGGTTCAAATGAAGTTACCTCTGGTCC
The Coffea arabica cultivar ET-39 chromosome 6c, Coffea Arabica ET-39 HiFi, whole genome shotgun sequence genome window above contains:
- the LOC113694554 gene encoding uncharacterized protein yields the protein MTVRKRAAVPGPARPAPPEPNPTPKPEDQPIAGAKWGVIVGCWLAIAVPYIYAILYHYKIEWELKKSILINAVVSLLGFVLTLALIPVASKYVLRRNLFGYDINKKGTPQGSVKVPESLGIVVGIVFLVSAILFQFANIPADSNWLVEYNAALASICFMILLGFVDDVLDIPWRVKLLLPSVAALPLLMAYAGHTTIIIPKPLVQYFGENIDLGWIYKLYMGLLAVFCTNAINIHAGINGLEVGQTVVIACAILAHNIMQIGGSKDPEYQQAHAFSIYLVQPLIATSLALFSFNWNPSSVFVGDTFTYFAGMTMAVVGILGHFSETLLIFFTPQVLNFLASLPQLAGIIYCPRHRLPRFDPQSGLLTGTKDGTLVNIFLRLFGRRSERSLCILLLVFQGICCCFCFYLRYILTGWYK